In a genomic window of Nostoc sp. UHCC 0870:
- the recG gene encoding ATP-dependent DNA helicase RecG yields MINDQPDWIRLHKALAVEAEHGFTDLVGRQYRFSEFLSLTFGKFPTSLPPTERRRWQELAVQFANYPNLQLKERQHLIAETRRYLYQVQKGEGEQGSGGAGEQRSSYKAKVPNSAPLVAEVSRRLAPKIDQKLSDLPEIGIRKADKLAALGLYTVRDLLFYYPRDHIDYARQVNIRELQGGETVTIVATVKRCNCFTSPKNQKLLILELVLKDNTGQIKVGRFWAGARFTSRAWQETLKRRYPVGSVVAACGLVKGSKYGLTLDNPELEVLANPGDSIESLTMGRVVPIYALTEGVMANMVREAVIAVLPAAAQLKDPLPKGLREKYGLMELKDAIANIHFPDDSDTLKTARRRLVFDEFFYLQLGLLQRQQQAKAIQTSAILAPKGQLIEKFYEVLPFQLTGAQQRVLNDILNDLQKNTPMNRLVQGDVGSGKTVVAVVAILAAIQSGYQAALMAPTEVLAEQHYRKLVSWFNLLYLPVELLTGSTKTVKRRQIHSQLVTGELPLLVGTHALIQDTVNFQRLGLVVIDEQHRFGVKQRALLQQKGEQPHVLTMTATPIPRTLALTVHGDLDVSQIDELPPGREAIQTTALTSQQRSSAYDLIRREIAQGRQVYVVLPLVEESEKLDLRSAVEEHQKLKESIFPEFQVGLLHGRMSSAEKDEAITKFRDNQTQILVSTTVVEVGVDVPNATVMLIENAERFGLSQLHQLRGRVGRGVAKSYCLLMSSSKSPDAQQRLKVLEQSQDGFFISEMDMRFRGPGEVLGTRQSGVADFTLASLVEDEEVLLLARQAAEKVIEIDASLERWTLMKAELKYRYERLMGGAILT; encoded by the coding sequence ATGATTAACGATCAGCCAGATTGGATACGCTTACATAAAGCCTTGGCAGTAGAAGCCGAACACGGTTTTACAGACTTGGTGGGTAGACAGTACCGCTTCAGTGAATTTCTCAGCCTCACATTTGGGAAATTTCCTACGAGTTTACCACCAACTGAACGCCGTCGTTGGCAAGAACTGGCAGTGCAGTTTGCTAATTATCCCAATCTACAACTGAAAGAGCGTCAACATTTAATAGCGGAAACCCGACGATATCTTTACCAAGTGCAAAAAGGGGAAGGGGAGCAGGGAAGCGGAGGCGCAGGTGAACAAAGGAGCAGTTATAAAGCGAAAGTTCCAAATTCTGCGCCGCTTGTAGCGGAAGTTAGCCGGAGGTTAGCTCCTAAAATTGACCAAAAACTCAGTGATTTACCAGAAATAGGCATTCGTAAAGCCGATAAATTGGCAGCGTTGGGTTTGTATACTGTGCGCGATTTACTGTTTTACTACCCCCGTGACCATATTGACTATGCCCGTCAGGTGAATATTCGGGAGTTACAGGGGGGTGAAACGGTGACAATTGTGGCTACAGTCAAACGTTGCAACTGCTTTACTAGCCCCAAAAATCAAAAATTATTGATTTTAGAATTAGTCCTCAAAGATAATACGGGTCAAATTAAAGTAGGCCGTTTTTGGGCGGGGGCGCGTTTTACTAGTCGTGCTTGGCAAGAAACTTTAAAACGACGCTACCCAGTGGGGAGTGTGGTGGCGGCTTGTGGGTTAGTTAAAGGTAGTAAATATGGCTTGACTCTGGATAACCCTGAGTTGGAAGTGTTGGCAAATCCAGGAGATAGCATTGAATCCTTAACTATGGGGCGGGTAGTACCAATTTATGCTCTCACTGAGGGAGTGATGGCGAATATGGTACGAGAGGCGGTAATTGCGGTTTTACCTGCGGCGGCGCAACTGAAAGACCCCTTGCCCAAAGGTTTGCGGGAAAAGTATGGTTTGATGGAATTAAAGGATGCGATCGCTAATATCCATTTTCCTGATGATAGCGATACTCTCAAAACTGCCCGTCGTCGCTTGGTATTTGATGAATTTTTCTACCTACAACTAGGTTTATTACAACGTCAGCAGCAAGCCAAAGCTATCCAAACTAGTGCTATTCTCGCTCCCAAAGGACAGTTAATCGAGAAATTCTACGAAGTCCTACCATTTCAACTGACTGGCGCACAGCAACGAGTCCTGAATGATATCCTCAACGACCTGCAAAAAAACACACCGATGAATCGGCTAGTACAGGGTGATGTGGGTTCAGGTAAAACTGTTGTGGCGGTAGTGGCAATTTTAGCCGCCATTCAATCGGGCTATCAAGCAGCCTTAATGGCCCCGACAGAAGTTTTGGCAGAACAGCATTACCGTAAGTTAGTTAGTTGGTTTAACCTGTTATATTTGCCAGTGGAATTACTTACAGGTTCAACTAAAACAGTCAAACGGCGACAAATTCATTCACAGCTAGTAACTGGTGAATTACCCTTACTAGTCGGAACTCACGCCTTAATTCAAGACACCGTAAACTTTCAGCGATTGGGATTAGTGGTGATTGATGAGCAGCATCGGTTTGGGGTGAAACAACGGGCGTTGTTACAACAAAAAGGCGAACAACCCCATGTATTAACTATGACTGCTACCCCAATTCCCCGCACATTGGCGTTAACTGTACATGGGGATTTGGATGTCAGCCAAATTGATGAGTTACCGCCGGGAAGAGAAGCAATTCAAACTACTGCATTGACAAGTCAGCAACGCAGTTCAGCTTATGACTTGATACGCCGGGAAATTGCCCAAGGTCGGCAAGTTTATGTAGTATTACCTTTGGTGGAAGAATCAGAGAAACTAGATTTGCGATCGGCGGTGGAAGAACACCAAAAGCTGAAAGAAAGTATTTTTCCAGAGTTCCAGGTGGGGTTGTTGCATGGGCGGATGAGTTCGGCTGAGAAGGACGAAGCCATTACTAAGTTCCGTGATAATCAAACGCAGATTTTAGTTTCTACTACTGTGGTGGAAGTTGGAGTAGATGTGCCTAATGCAACTGTAATGCTCATTGAAAATGCGGAGCGTTTTGGTTTATCACAATTACACCAATTGCGGGGACGGGTTGGACGTGGTGTTGCTAAATCCTACTGTTTATTAATGAGTAGTTCCAAAAGTCCTGATGCTCAACAACGATTAAAAGTTTTGGAACAGTCCCAAGATGGCTTTTTTATTTCGGAAATGGATATGCGGTTTCGGGGGCCGGGAGAGGTTTTAGGGACTCGCCAATCAGGGGTGGCGGATTTTACTTTGGCTAGTTTAGTAGAAGATGAGGAAGTTTTATTGTTAGCAAGGCAAGCTGCTGAGAAAGTGATAGAAATAGATGCTAGTTTAGAGCGTTGGACTTTAATGAAGGCAGAGTTGAAATATCGCTACGAACGTTTGATGGGTGGTGCTATTTTAACTTGA
- the mgtE gene encoding magnesium transporter, giving the protein MLTQDIRNSLMDIADLNQLKWDLNQSPPVDVGEYIAQLPEKKRAIAFRLLNKDQAIDVFEYLPTEVQEELINSLHDTQVVQLVEAMSPDERAELFDELPALVIKRLLRELSPEQRQATATILGYPEGTAGRIMTTEYVRLREGLTVGEALSKIRRQDEDKETIYYAYVTDDNRKLGRVVSLRQLLFTFPEVLIGDIASDRVIKVRTDTPQEEVAQVMKRYDLIAIPVVDKEDRLVGIITIDDVVDVLEEEATEDFQRLAGVSGDEDTLSSPQETIRKRLPWLLGIMALYIGAASAIAPFQSVIAAVPVLAVIMPIFSNTGGTVGIQSLTVTIRGLGVGEVTPKDTMKILRKEILAGLGTAVVLAITMFALSLIWAKPQERWVALIAGVVMATNTMVAVTLGTLLPMALKRLKLDPALMSGPLVTTMLDTIGFLTFLSMISVALKVFNLQT; this is encoded by the coding sequence ATGCTCACACAGGATATTCGCAATTCGCTCATGGATATTGCTGATTTAAACCAGCTGAAATGGGATTTAAATCAGTCACCACCTGTGGATGTGGGAGAATATATTGCACAATTGCCGGAAAAAAAGCGTGCGATCGCTTTTCGTCTGCTCAACAAAGATCAAGCAATTGATGTATTTGAATATTTACCAACAGAGGTTCAGGAAGAACTCATCAACTCCTTACACGACACTCAAGTGGTGCAGCTTGTAGAAGCGATGAGTCCTGATGAACGGGCAGAATTATTTGATGAATTGCCTGCTTTAGTGATTAAACGGCTATTACGAGAGCTGAGTCCAGAACAACGGCAAGCTACAGCAACTATTCTCGGTTATCCCGAAGGCACAGCCGGGCGGATCATGACTACAGAATATGTGCGGTTGCGGGAAGGCTTGACTGTAGGTGAAGCCCTCAGTAAAATTCGCCGTCAAGATGAAGACAAAGAAACAATTTACTATGCTTACGTCACAGACGATAACCGCAAGCTGGGGCGGGTTGTGTCACTGCGACAGTTGTTGTTTACCTTCCCAGAAGTTTTGATTGGAGATATTGCTAGCGATCGCGTCATTAAGGTCAGAACTGATACACCCCAGGAAGAAGTCGCTCAAGTCATGAAACGCTATGACTTAATCGCTATCCCTGTGGTTGACAAGGAGGATCGATTAGTCGGTATTATTACTATTGATGATGTAGTCGATGTTTTAGAAGAAGAAGCGACAGAAGACTTCCAAAGATTGGCAGGTGTTAGCGGTGATGAAGATACTTTGTCTTCTCCCCAAGAGACTATACGTAAGCGTTTGCCTTGGTTGTTGGGAATTATGGCTTTGTATATTGGTGCAGCCAGTGCGATCGCGCCATTTCAATCTGTAATTGCGGCTGTGCCAGTATTAGCGGTAATTATGCCGATATTTTCTAATACAGGTGGCACTGTGGGCATTCAATCACTCACAGTTACTATCCGAGGTTTGGGGGTAGGAGAAGTCACACCCAAAGATACTATGAAAATTCTCCGTAAGGAGATTTTAGCAGGTTTAGGTACAGCAGTAGTTTTAGCTATAACGATGTTTGCTCTTTCTTTAATTTGGGCTAAACCCCAAGAGCGATGGGTAGCTTTAATTGCTGGAGTGGTCATGGCAACTAATACAATGGTAGCTGTAACCCTTGGGACTCTACTGCCAATGGCTTTAAAACGCCTAAAGCTAGACCCTGCCCTCATGAGTGGCCCCTTAGTCACCACCATGCTTGATACAATTGGGTTTTTAACTTTCCTCAGTATGATTTCTGTAGCTTTGAAAGTTTTTAATTTACAAACTTAG
- a CDS encoding pentapeptide repeat-containing protein, translating to MSQLPQVWKLLQNYVKGTRSQDRPIKKHLEYTRFLHLRKNLQKPDSVNVYRDNLQKDIFLQQLQRKLAAWTDSGKDCEFDVSDRQFYQEIYDLLGNGALTAEIVEKLMDLLITENLWQPLLLFQRLQGFYERWCGGEFIDAPPDDNFPQQKLMEMVAQNQAIGLRQVDIYTGLNVLILLLKLHRYAQAQDELRHQINFYPSSQPDTDSFFTSQLLRVINYSDAIEIGNFSNIVGEFLKGANFRGAYLGDANLTGVNFSGANLSGAYLGDANLTGANFQDANLAGANLGDTNLSGANLTGANLSNADLSSANLTGATLIGANLDRTDLSRADLSSCQINDAELCHANLSGANLRDAELARANLANAVLFGANLSDANLKNVNLNHADLCRADLSGADLSDAVLNGTNLSDTILFSTNLSAASLIAADLSYAKLNGAKLNDAKLNGAMFLGADLSGVDLSRVVLHDADLSGGLLSEADLSGADLTDAVLLGTDLSFANLNSANLSGSNLSGAMLNGADLTEANLSYTILDDTDVTEANLEATQWGEKQQWEGVRGLETALNVPVMLKKQLGR from the coding sequence ATGTCACAATTACCTCAAGTTTGGAAACTTTTACAAAATTATGTCAAAGGTACGAGATCACAAGATAGACCGATAAAGAAGCATTTGGAATATACAAGATTTTTGCATCTCAGAAAAAACCTGCAAAAACCAGATAGTGTAAATGTTTATCGAGATAATTTACAAAAAGATATTTTTTTGCAACAATTACAAAGAAAATTAGCCGCATGGACAGACTCAGGGAAAGATTGCGAGTTTGATGTCAGCGATCGCCAATTTTATCAAGAAATTTACGACTTACTAGGCAATGGTGCATTGACAGCAGAAATAGTAGAAAAGCTCATGGATTTGCTCATCACTGAAAATCTTTGGCAACCACTACTACTATTTCAGCGTTTGCAAGGTTTTTATGAACGTTGGTGTGGGGGAGAATTTATTGACGCGCCGCCTGATGATAACTTCCCTCAGCAAAAATTGATGGAGATGGTAGCACAGAATCAGGCGATCGGGCTAAGACAAGTAGATATATATACTGGACTAAATGTATTAATTTTACTACTGAAGTTACATCGTTACGCTCAAGCACAAGACGAACTACGGCATCAAATTAACTTTTATCCCTCCAGCCAACCAGACACAGACAGCTTTTTCACCTCCCAACTACTGCGGGTGATTAACTATAGCGATGCCATTGAAATTGGTAACTTTAGTAATATAGTCGGGGAATTTCTCAAAGGTGCTAACTTTAGAGGCGCATATTTAGGTGATGCCAATCTCACAGGAGTTAATTTTAGCGGCGCGAATCTCTCAGGTGCATATTTGGGTGATGCAAACCTGACTGGTGCAAACTTTCAAGATGCTAACCTAGCAGGCGCAAACCTAGGTGATACCAATCTCAGTGGTGCAAACCTCACAGGTGCTAACCTCAGTAATGCAGACCTCAGCAGTGCCAATCTCACAGGGGCAACCCTCATAGGTGCTAACCTAGATCGTACCGACTTAAGCCGTGCCGACCTCAGCAGTTGCCAGATCAACGATGCTGAACTATGCCATGCTAACCTGAGTGGTGCTAACCTCAGAGATGCGGAACTTGCACGCGCCAACCTAGCCAACGCTGTTCTTTTCGGTGCAAATCTCAGCGATGCTAACCTCAAAAACGTTAACCTCAACCACGCCGACCTTTGTCGCGCTGATTTATCTGGTGCTGATTTATCTGATGCTGTTCTGAATGGTACTAACCTCAGTGACACCATTCTATTCAGCACCAACTTGAGTGCAGCCAGCCTCATAGCCGCAGACCTCAGCTATGCCAAACTCAACGGGGCTAAACTTAACGATGCGAAACTCAACGGTGCAATGTTTTTAGGTGCAGACCTCAGTGGTGTTGACCTGAGTCGGGTAGTTCTCCACGATGCTGATTTGAGTGGCGGTCTTCTCAGCGAAGCTGACTTGAGTGGTGCAGACCTGACTGATGCGGTACTCTTGGGTACTGACCTGAGTTTTGCCAATCTCAATAGTGCTAATTTGAGTGGTAGTAATCTCAGTGGTGCAATGCTCAATGGTGCAGATTTAACGGAAGCTAATCTTAGCTATACCATTCTTGACGATACAGACGTAACTGAAGCCAACTTAGAAGCCACACAGTGGGGTGAAAAGCAGCAATGGGAAGGCGTGCGAGGTTTAGAGACAGCCCTGAATGTACCTGTAATGTTAAAGAAACAGTTGGGGAGATAA
- a CDS encoding zinc-dependent metalloprotease: MNRLSFYVILLHSLLFSITTANANLIPPRHDIADKVQDQTKQYQNLYKNNQISAPIPKNLTTNNSVISKKLVTNTLKLPLQSQVQIPGQIWVIDQQQQVKSQLFYWLVKDTKKSPQQPFLKAGKPTDKSENKPKTASKPDKKDDLEEFSELTKDTEKLEGLFTLYRHKEKNKIYLEIKPEQLNKNYLATTTLESGIGERGIYSGMPLQDFLFYFQKLDNQLKFVVRNVNFRTREGDPQARSRARSFSDSILYSIAIKSIHPQRKTLLIDLGDLLLTDLAGLASSIGIAPNTEQSYFGNAKAFPQNLEIESVLNFFGSSSKEIEMLGLTSLPDNRAFTLRVHYSLSQLPNNNYRPRLADERVGYFITAYQDLSRDDRDDTFVRYINRWHLEKQNPEAPISRPKKPIVFWIDNAVPLKYRDAIKEGVLMWNQAFLQAGFKDAIEVRQMPDNATWDPADIRYNTIRWINTVDGYFAMGPSRVNPLTGEILDADILVDASFVRFLRGQYEQLVQPNQTPTRTSLSELIRDRRLCNNNRATSNNSKSNDLLRRLSLLASKYDLCYGIEAANQFAYGSVAMSLLADKPPSQEQVEQYVHEYLRLIIAHEVGHTLGLRHNFRGSTFLAPEEMNNQEITRTKGLTSSVMDYIPPNIAPQGTKQGDYFPSIVGLYDQWAIQYGYTPTQAKTPIAEKSILQEIANQSYKPELSYATDEDVYHLDPTADAWDYSNNVLVYSQWQLNNLQVMWERLNKRYPLAGDSYSDVRYRFNSILRNYFDNIFYTTKYIGGQSFYRMQGREISSSTLENQAVRLPFTQVPLEKQREALKTLQNYVFAENALNFPPDLLNKLAPSRWRHWGSYPQVGRLDYPIHDLTLLLQSAVLRDLLSGSRLSLLKDIEVKSPPDKALPLPELFDTLQTGIWTEVLQPKGGKLKITSFRRGLQREYIDILIGMVLRREHVPEDARSLAWYKLKQLNEKLPQMNTNDEYTKAHLLETRDRIEKALNAPLQSN; this comes from the coding sequence ATGAATAGATTGAGCTTTTATGTAATTTTGTTGCATAGTTTGTTGTTCTCCATCACAACAGCTAATGCTAATTTAATACCGCCTAGGCACGATATAGCGGACAAAGTACAAGACCAAACAAAACAATATCAAAATCTATATAAAAATAATCAAATATCTGCCCCTATTCCTAAAAACTTAACCACCAATAATTCGGTAATATCCAAAAAATTAGTGACTAATACTCTCAAATTACCCCTGCAATCTCAGGTACAAATACCGGGACAGATATGGGTAATTGATCAGCAGCAACAGGTAAAAAGCCAGTTGTTTTATTGGCTAGTTAAAGATACTAAAAAATCACCACAGCAACCATTTTTAAAGGCTGGAAAACCTACGGATAAATCAGAAAATAAACCTAAAACAGCATCTAAGCCTGATAAAAAAGATGATTTAGAAGAATTTAGCGAACTCACCAAAGATACTGAAAAGTTAGAGGGTTTATTTACCTTATATCGTCATAAAGAAAAAAATAAAATTTATCTAGAAATCAAGCCAGAACAACTCAACAAAAACTACCTAGCTACCACCACACTAGAATCTGGCATTGGTGAAAGAGGAATTTATAGTGGGATGCCACTGCAAGATTTTTTGTTTTATTTCCAAAAGCTGGATAATCAATTAAAATTTGTGGTGCGTAACGTTAATTTTCGCACGCGTGAAGGAGATCCTCAAGCGCGATCGCGCGCCAGGTCTTTTAGTGATTCAATTCTCTACTCCATAGCCATTAAAAGCATTCATCCCCAACGCAAAACTTTACTGATTGACTTAGGTGACTTACTACTAACAGACTTGGCAGGATTAGCTTCCAGTATAGGCATTGCCCCCAACACAGAGCAATCCTATTTTGGTAACGCTAAAGCCTTTCCCCAAAACTTAGAAATTGAATCGGTGTTGAACTTTTTTGGGAGTAGTAGCAAAGAAATTGAAATGCTAGGTTTGACATCCCTACCTGACAACCGTGCTTTTACCCTCAGAGTTCACTACAGTCTCTCACAACTACCAAACAATAACTATCGTCCCCGGTTAGCTGACGAACGTGTGGGGTATTTCATCACCGCTTACCAAGATTTATCAAGAGACGATCGCGATGATACCTTTGTGCGCTACATTAATCGCTGGCATCTAGAAAAACAAAACCCCGAAGCACCCATCTCTCGCCCCAAAAAGCCGATTGTGTTCTGGATTGATAACGCCGTACCGTTAAAGTACCGCGATGCTATTAAAGAAGGGGTGCTGATGTGGAATCAAGCCTTTCTCCAAGCTGGATTTAAGGATGCGATTGAAGTCCGACAAATGCCAGATAATGCCACTTGGGACCCGGCTGATATCCGCTACAATACAATTCGCTGGATTAACACCGTCGATGGTTATTTTGCAATGGGACCATCCCGTGTAAACCCATTAACAGGGGAAATTTTGGATGCAGACATCTTAGTCGATGCCAGCTTTGTCCGCTTCCTCAGAGGACAATATGAACAACTGGTACAACCGAATCAAACCCCAACCCGCACTTCCTTATCAGAATTAATTCGCGATCGCCGTTTGTGTAACAATAATCGAGCCACCAGCAATAACAGTAAGTCAAATGATCTCTTACGTCGATTATCCCTATTAGCAAGTAAATACGATCTTTGCTATGGCATAGAAGCAGCCAATCAATTTGCCTATGGTTCTGTGGCGATGTCACTCTTGGCAGATAAACCACCCAGCCAAGAACAAGTAGAACAATACGTCCATGAATATTTACGTTTAATTATTGCTCATGAAGTCGGTCATACTCTTGGTTTACGTCATAACTTCCGGGGTAGCACCTTCCTAGCACCAGAAGAAATGAATAATCAAGAAATTACCCGTACCAAAGGTTTGACAAGTTCGGTGATGGACTATATTCCCCCCAATATTGCCCCTCAAGGGACAAAGCAGGGAGATTATTTCCCTAGCATAGTTGGGCTTTATGATCAGTGGGCGATTCAGTATGGCTACACACCAACCCAAGCCAAAACCCCCATTGCTGAAAAGTCAATACTGCAAGAAATCGCCAACCAATCCTACAAGCCTGAGTTAAGTTACGCCACCGATGAAGATGTATATCATCTTGACCCCACTGCTGATGCTTGGGACTATAGCAATAATGTACTCGTTTATTCCCAGTGGCAGCTCAATAATTTACAGGTGATGTGGGAAAGACTCAACAAACGTTACCCACTAGCGGGAGATAGCTACAGCGATGTCAGATACCGTTTTAACAGTATTCTCCGTAACTACTTTGACAATATTTTCTACACTACAAAATACATTGGTGGACAATCTTTTTATCGAATGCAGGGCAGAGAAATATCATCTAGCACCCTGGAAAATCAAGCAGTAAGATTACCATTTACACAAGTACCACTAGAAAAACAAAGGGAAGCTTTAAAAACCCTGCAAAATTATGTCTTTGCTGAAAATGCTTTAAATTTTCCCCCAGATTTACTGAATAAATTAGCACCTTCCCGGTGGCGACATTGGGGCAGCTATCCCCAAGTTGGGCGTTTAGATTATCCCATCCATGATTTAACATTACTATTGCAAAGTGCCGTATTAAGGGACTTACTCTCAGGTAGTCGTCTCTCACTACTGAAGGATATCGAAGTTAAAAGTCCACCAGATAAAGCACTGCCTTTACCAGAATTATTTGATACTTTGCAGACTGGCATTTGGACAGAGGTACTACAACCAAAGGGTGGAAAGCTAAAAATCACCAGTTTTCGCCGGGGTTTACAAAGGGAGTATATCGACATTTTGATTGGGATGGTATTACGTCGAGAACATGTCCCAGAAGATGCCCGTTCCCTCGCTTGGTATAAGCTTAAGCAATTAAATGAAAAATTACCCCAAATGAATACTAATGACGAATATACCAAAGCCCATTTACTCGAAACACGCGATCGCATCGAAAAAGCCTTAAATGCCCCACTGCAAAGCAATTAA
- a CDS encoding aspartate carbamoyltransferase catalytic subunit, which produces MPTSTWNRHHVLSLADFTPAEYDIVLQTAASFREVLSRRTKKVPTLQGQVVANLFFEPSTRTRSSFEIAAKRLSADTLNFSAATSSMTKGETILDTAKTYLAMGTDIMVIRHKEAGVPNAIADEMDRLGVKVSVLNAGDGQHEHPSQALLDLFTICSLIDPANPRLELLKDKKIAIVGDILHSRVARSNIWSLIASGAEVHLAAPPTLLPKFFSEYIYAEGIEVPPGKLFIHWQLEPALENADFVMTLRLQKERMTSHLLPSLREYHQLFGITRAKLQLCQPHVKVLHPGPVNRGVEISSDLMDDPEFSLIQSQVTSGVAVRMALLYLLGSGKT; this is translated from the coding sequence ATGCCTACATCTACTTGGAATCGTCATCACGTCCTGTCTTTAGCTGACTTCACGCCTGCTGAATACGATATCGTTTTACAAACTGCTGCTAGTTTTCGGGAGGTATTATCACGGCGAACGAAGAAAGTACCAACTTTGCAGGGACAGGTGGTAGCGAATTTATTTTTTGAACCATCTACCAGGACTCGCAGCAGTTTTGAAATCGCTGCTAAACGCCTGAGTGCAGATACACTGAACTTTTCGGCTGCTACTTCTTCCATGACTAAAGGCGAGACAATTCTCGACACAGCGAAAACCTATTTGGCGATGGGAACTGATATTATGGTGATCCGCCATAAAGAGGCCGGAGTACCAAATGCGATCGCTGATGAAATGGATCGTTTAGGTGTGAAAGTTAGTGTCCTCAATGCTGGCGATGGACAACATGAGCATCCTTCCCAAGCATTGCTAGATTTATTTACAATTTGTAGTCTAATTGATCCAGCTAATCCCCGTCTGGAACTATTAAAGGATAAAAAAATTGCGATCGTAGGAGATATTTTACATTCTCGTGTCGCCCGTTCCAATATTTGGAGTTTAATCGCTAGTGGTGCGGAAGTACATTTAGCTGCACCGCCGACTCTATTACCTAAATTTTTTAGTGAGTATATCTATGCAGAAGGAATAGAAGTACCTCCAGGTAAACTATTCATTCATTGGCAGTTAGAACCAGCTTTAGAAAATGCTGATTTTGTCATGACATTGCGTTTGCAAAAAGAACGCATGACTTCCCATTTATTACCCAGTTTACGAGAATATCATCAGTTATTTGGCATTACCCGCGCCAAGTTGCAACTGTGTCAGCCTCATGTCAAAGTTTTGCATCCGGGGCCTGTTAATCGGGGTGTGGAAATCAGTTCTGATTTAATGGATGACCCAGAATTTAGTTTGATTCAGTCACAGGTGACAAGTGGTGTCGCTGTGCGGATGGCGTTGTTGTATTTGTTGGGTAGCGGGAAGACGTGA
- a CDS encoding serine/threonine-protein kinase has protein sequence MTWASGQHLQGGKYTIEHELGEGGFGITYRAKDNYGRLVVIKTLNDQVQRRPDFAKFQQDFINEAIKLAKCSHPHIVQIHEVINEDSLWCIVMEYIDGENLASRVENQGVLSEAEALGYIQQIGEALTVVHNNGLLHRDVKPQNIMLRSGKTEAVLIDFGIAREFSHNLTQTHTGMLSDGFAPIEQYDKRTKRGAYTDVYALAATLYSILTGEVPTIAPIRAINTSLEEPIKINPSISNRVNQAILYGMQIKPENRPQSIEEWLPLIQLPLNANTSSSHLFFLSDLSSPVAMEYHRLNRLLAARNWKEADQQTRTLILCIANRSTEGWLRDKDIDTFPYQDLHIINQLWLEYSNERFGFTVQKRIWENVNKNVDRFGNRVGWRENKSWIKYSNYTFNLNAPEGHLPQFLEVLGFVWKSGWFGAYWDGNLSRLYSFISRLEKCKIK, from the coding sequence ATGACTTGGGCTTCAGGGCAGCATTTGCAAGGTGGTAAGTACACTATTGAACACGAATTAGGCGAAGGTGGCTTTGGTATAACTTATCGAGCCAAAGATAATTATGGACGTTTGGTTGTGATCAAAACTTTGAATGATCAAGTGCAACGCCGTCCAGATTTTGCCAAGTTTCAGCAAGACTTTATTAATGAGGCAATCAAACTAGCTAAATGTAGTCATCCTCATATTGTCCAAATCCATGAGGTTATTAATGAGGATTCCTTGTGGTGCATTGTGATGGAATATATCGATGGGGAAAATTTAGCGAGTCGGGTAGAAAATCAAGGCGTTTTGTCAGAAGCGGAAGCATTGGGTTACATTCAGCAGATTGGTGAAGCGTTAACGGTAGTTCACAACAATGGATTGCTGCATCGAGATGTAAAACCGCAAAATATCATGCTGCGTTCTGGTAAAACAGAAGCGGTGTTAATTGACTTTGGCATTGCACGGGAATTTTCTCATAATTTAACTCAAACCCATACAGGAATGCTATCTGATGGTTTTGCGCCAATTGAGCAATATGACAAAAGAACAAAACGGGGTGCTTACACAGATGTTTATGCCTTGGCAGCAACATTATATTCTATTTTAACGGGTGAAGTTCCTACCATAGCTCCAATCAGAGCTATTAATACATCATTAGAAGAACCAATAAAAATTAATCCAAGTATTAGTAACAGGGTTAATCAAGCGATTCTATATGGAATGCAGATCAAGCCAGAAAACCGACCTCAATCAATAGAAGAATGGTTGCCTTTAATTCAATTGCCACTAAATGCCAATACTAGCTCTTCTCACTTGTTTTTTCTGAGTGATTTGAGTTCACCAGTAGCAATGGAATATCACAGGCTTAACAGACTACTTGCTGCCAGAAATTGGAAAGAGGCTGATCAACAAACTAGAACCCTTATTCTGTGCATAGCTAATCGCAGCACAGAGGGCTGGCTACGAGATAAAGATATTGATACTTTTCCCTACCAAGACCTTCATATCATCAACCAACTTTGGCTTGAATACAGTAATGAACGCTTTGGTTTTACTGTACAAAAGCGTATCTGGGAAAATGTGAATAAAAATGTGGATAGGTTTGGTAATCGTGTTGGATGGCGTGAGAATAAATCATGGATTAAATATAGTAACTACACATTCAATCTCAATGCACCTGAAGGGCATTTACCACAATTTCTAGAAGTATTGGGTTTTGTATGGAAATCAGGTTGGTTCGGTGCATATTGGGACGGAAATTTGAGTAGGCTTTATTCTTTTATATCGAGATTGGAGAAGTGTAAAATAAAGTAG